A part of Dokdonella sp. genomic DNA contains:
- a CDS encoding Calx-beta domain-containing protein — MTHASVLSASRARDRGSSRAPLQQTLALLAALIAAPLSAATHTVINANDAGPGSLRQAILDANANPGADSIVFAIPGSGTHTIALQTALPAITDTVLIDGWSQPGASSNSLVNGWNAQTRIELDGMALPSSLRGLQLASGDGSQVRGLSLYNFAAVTIGIEANDAVIIGNLVGIRADARTHGSRGYAGLLGSQGAIEAYRSAPNRGHNIRIGGPAPSDRNLVGGVTHGISASYGAGNIENTVIENNWIGLDGTGLGVISTRAGIFVIGGTGTVIRDNVVVVTNLGPFNGSGLGINLHWNTTGAVVQGNRLGVDPVGDGIVVGLIPIGISTYGIHVSHNSVQDVLIGAEDDPTAANLIAHTGNKAIVVEGTPKRIRMAGNRIPEVEGLVRFAIDLLLPSGPNSNDPLDADTGANELQNHPELVSATTAGSTTQVLGTLHSAPQTTFRVELFEATACSAYGRGLAARMVTAQDVTTNAAGDANIAVLVPAIAAGRFLSATATDPDGNTSELGPCLAVSGGPAPGALRFSAGRYPVAENHGPVLLTVERVNGSDGAVSVRVASEDATAQAGADYQGIDTVLSWADGESGPRTLAMDIAFDLVEEPTEHFAVRLREPTGGAALGTFSGTVVVIANVPDVILFDGFEG, encoded by the coding sequence ATGACCCACGCATCCGTCCTCTCCGCCTCGCGTGCCCGCGACCGCGGATCATCACGTGCGCCCTTGCAGCAAACGCTGGCCTTGCTGGCGGCGCTGATCGCCGCGCCGCTGTCGGCGGCCACCCATACCGTCATCAACGCCAACGACGCCGGCCCCGGCAGCCTGCGTCAGGCCATTCTCGATGCCAACGCCAACCCCGGTGCCGACAGCATCGTGTTCGCCATCCCCGGCAGCGGCACCCACACCATCGCCTTGCAGACCGCCCTGCCGGCGATCACCGACACCGTGCTCATCGACGGCTGGAGCCAGCCCGGCGCCAGCAGCAACAGCCTCGTCAATGGCTGGAATGCGCAGACCCGGATCGAACTGGACGGCATGGCCCTGCCCAGCAGCTTGCGGGGCCTGCAGCTGGCCAGCGGCGACGGCAGCCAGGTGCGCGGCCTGTCGTTGTACAACTTCGCTGCCGTCACCATCGGCATCGAAGCCAACGACGCCGTGATCATCGGCAACCTGGTCGGCATCCGCGCCGACGCCCGCACGCACGGCAGCCGTGGCTACGCTGGCCTGCTCGGCAGCCAAGGTGCCATCGAGGCCTATCGCTCCGCGCCCAATCGCGGGCACAACATCCGCATCGGAGGCCCGGCGCCTTCCGACCGCAACCTGGTCGGTGGTGTCACCCATGGCATCAGCGCGTCCTATGGCGCCGGCAACATCGAAAACACGGTAATCGAAAACAACTGGATCGGCCTCGACGGCACCGGCCTGGGCGTGATATCGACCAGAGCCGGCATCTTCGTCATCGGTGGTACCGGTACGGTAATCCGCGACAACGTGGTGGTGGTGACGAATCTCGGACCGTTCAATGGTTCGGGCCTGGGCATCAACCTGCACTGGAACACGACCGGAGCGGTGGTCCAGGGCAACCGCCTGGGTGTCGACCCGGTCGGTGACGGCATCGTCGTCGGTCTGATCCCGATCGGCATTTCCACTTACGGCATCCACGTCAGCCACAACAGCGTCCAGGACGTTCTGATCGGCGCCGAGGACGATCCGACCGCGGCCAACCTGATCGCGCACACCGGCAACAAAGCGATTGTCGTCGAAGGCACGCCGAAGCGGATCCGGATGGCCGGCAACCGCATTCCGGAAGTGGAAGGTCTGGTCCGGTTCGCCATCGACCTGTTGTTGCCCAGCGGCCCGAACAGCAACGATCCGCTGGACGCCGACACCGGTGCCAACGAACTGCAGAACCACCCCGAGCTGGTTTCGGCGACCACCGCCGGCAGTACCACCCAAGTGCTGGGCACCCTGCATTCCGCGCCCCAGACCACGTTCCGCGTCGAACTGTTCGAGGCCACCGCGTGCAGCGCCTATGGGCGCGGCCTGGCGGCGCGGATGGTGACCGCGCAGGACGTGACCACCAACGCTGCCGGCGATGCCAACATAGCCGTGCTGGTGCCGGCGATTGCCGCTGGTCGCTTCCTCAGCGCCACCGCCACCGACCCGGACGGCAATACCTCGGAGCTGGGGCCATGCCTGGCGGTGAGTGGCGGGCCGGCTCCAGGTGCGCTGCGTTTCAGTGCCGGCCGCTACCCGGTGGCGGAGAACCACGGACCGGTACTGCTCACCGTCGAGCGCGTCAACGGCAGCGATGGCGCGGTCAGCGTGCGCGTCGCCAGCGAGGACGCGACCGCGCAGGCCGGCGCCGACTATCAGGGCATCGACACCGTGCTGAGCTGGGCCGATGGCGAATCAGGCCCGCGCACGCTGGCGATGGACATCGCCTTCGACCTGGTCGAGGAACCGACCGAACACTTCGCCGTGCGCCTGCGCGAACCGACCGGCGGCGCAGCGCTGGGCACGTTCAGTGGCACGGTGGTGGTGATCGCCAACGTGCCCGACGTGATTCTCTTCGACGGCTTCGAGGGCTGA
- a CDS encoding tetratricopeptide repeat protein: MLAALRLSLRELRLYGSDGQPVPLERKAFDVLACLVAERERVVSKDDLLVSVWGRDIASDSVIAQAVSKARRALAAGGGDPAWIDVVRGTGYRYIGPVEPVLPVEAEHAAAVTPTSLSRRRWGRLAGAALLLLAGIGMGMIWQQREAARDPLRIAVLPWRNDSGDNGLDWARRGLQGLVADAIASDRHIEPLSPASIRSLLDARPDLTDTRAQAEYLGSAAGASQVFAGRLLRADDGLQVELVVLGNGASNTIHLAGEHPATLALAATAHATRHLLPDNGTSHSAPLSSIAFANEAHARGVDARLGGDAETARHHLQAAIAADPQLLASRYQLSLALQVLRRNDEWRATLDELAQLARARGDRLYEGQALVGQGILAWREGRLDDAQALITSAAALFNGDNDGLRRAAVEGNLGSLAALRGNFDDAEAALRRSLSAFEQAGQQAEIARVSKNLGILALDRGRHDEAAAWITRSLEIRQALGQEHDLAQSLAAMASIDMARDRPVAAQASYARAAAIFELHRDPLLESDTLARLGNALVAQGRLTDAQAAISRSLAAARSADNAAALCLAHLKLTWIARLRGDPDGARRDLDDAARSCHAANDHRGLIRVDLERAQLAAMHGDPDAALAAVAAALAAAGEQGDRALEAEALLIQASLPDSAAQSVPTGLDRALALARELNDVELLARAQCARIGVADGVGDGDEAVQALADCERAGKRTHAAAAMARHALVRHALARNDRERATYWLRQQRDLAGEFWRPDDEALWRDLVGTSSTGPARH, encoded by the coding sequence ATGCTCGCCGCGCTGCGTCTGAGCCTGCGCGAACTGCGTTTGTATGGCAGCGACGGGCAGCCGGTGCCACTCGAGCGCAAGGCCTTCGATGTGCTGGCGTGCCTGGTTGCCGAGCGCGAGCGCGTGGTCAGCAAGGATGATCTGCTGGTCTCGGTCTGGGGTCGCGACATCGCTTCCGATTCGGTCATCGCCCAGGCTGTGTCCAAGGCGCGTCGGGCGCTGGCCGCCGGTGGCGGTGACCCGGCCTGGATCGACGTTGTCCGCGGTACCGGCTACCGCTACATCGGACCGGTTGAGCCGGTATTGCCGGTCGAGGCAGAGCATGCCGCGGCCGTGACACCGACATCATTGTCGCGGCGACGCTGGGGCCGTCTGGCTGGCGCGGCACTGCTGCTGCTGGCCGGCATCGGCATGGGCATGATCTGGCAGCAACGCGAGGCGGCTCGCGATCCCTTGCGCATCGCGGTGCTGCCCTGGCGCAACGACAGTGGCGACAACGGGCTGGACTGGGCGCGACGTGGCTTGCAAGGCCTGGTCGCCGATGCCATCGCCAGTGACCGCCACATCGAGCCCCTGTCGCCAGCCAGCATCCGCAGCCTGCTCGACGCCCGCCCCGATCTCACCGACACCCGCGCCCAGGCGGAGTATCTGGGCAGCGCTGCTGGTGCCAGCCAGGTCTTCGCCGGTCGCCTGCTGCGGGCCGACGATGGCCTGCAGGTGGAACTGGTGGTGCTCGGCAATGGCGCCAGCAACACCATCCACCTGGCCGGCGAGCACCCGGCGACGCTGGCGCTGGCTGCCACCGCACATGCAACCCGCCACCTCCTGCCGGACAACGGCACGAGCCATTCGGCTCCTTTGTCGAGCATCGCCTTCGCCAACGAGGCGCACGCACGCGGCGTCGATGCGCGCCTGGGGGGGGACGCCGAAACCGCGCGACATCACCTGCAGGCGGCCATCGCCGCCGACCCGCAGCTGCTGGCCAGCCGCTACCAGCTGAGTCTTGCCTTGCAGGTCTTGCGCCGCAACGACGAATGGCGCGCGACGCTGGACGAGCTGGCGCAGCTCGCTCGGGCGCGTGGCGATCGCCTGTACGAGGGACAAGCGCTGGTGGGGCAAGGCATCCTCGCCTGGCGTGAGGGCCGCCTGGACGACGCTCAGGCACTGATCACTTCGGCAGCGGCGCTGTTCAATGGTGACAACGACGGCCTGCGCCGTGCCGCCGTGGAGGGGAACCTGGGCAGTCTTGCGGCGCTGCGTGGCAACTTCGATGACGCCGAAGCTGCGCTGCGCCGCTCGCTTTCGGCTTTCGAACAGGCAGGGCAACAGGCCGAGATCGCCCGCGTCAGCAAGAATCTGGGCATTCTCGCCCTGGACCGTGGTCGCCACGACGAGGCCGCGGCATGGATCACGCGCAGCCTGGAAATCCGTCAGGCGCTGGGCCAGGAACACGATCTCGCCCAGAGTCTGGCGGCCATGGCGAGCATCGACATGGCGCGTGACCGTCCGGTCGCCGCTCAGGCGAGCTATGCGCGCGCTGCGGCCATCTTCGAGCTTCATCGCGACCCGCTGCTCGAATCCGACACCTTGGCGCGACTGGGCAATGCGCTGGTCGCGCAGGGCCGGCTGACCGACGCGCAGGCCGCGATCAGTCGCAGCCTGGCCGCGGCACGCAGCGCCGACAATGCCGCCGCCCTTTGTTTGGCCCACCTCAAGTTGACATGGATCGCGCGCTTGCGCGGCGATCCCGATGGGGCACGCCGTGACCTCGACGATGCCGCACGTTCGTGTCACGCGGCCAACGACCATCGTGGCCTGATTCGTGTCGATCTGGAGCGTGCCCAATTGGCCGCCATGCACGGCGATCCCGACGCTGCCCTCGCTGCGGTAGCCGCAGCGCTGGCGGCAGCCGGCGAGCAGGGCGACCGTGCGCTGGAGGCCGAAGCACTCCTGATCCAGGCGAGCCTGCCCGATTCAGCCGCACAATCGGTGCCGACCGGCCTGGACCGCGCGCTGGCGCTGGCAAGAGAGCTCAACGATGTCGAACTGCTCGCGCGTGCCCAATGCGCGCGGATCGGTGTCGCGGACGGTGTCGGTGATGGCGACGAAGCGGTGCAGGCCTTGGCTGACTGTGAACGAGCCGGCAAGCGGACTCATGCCGCTGCCGCCATGGCGCGCCACGCCCTGGTGCGCCACGCCCTGGCGCGCAACGATCGCGAGCGCGCCACGTACTGGCTGCGCCAGCAACGCGACCTGGCCGGCGAATTCTGGCGCCCGGATGACGAGGCGCTGTGGCGGGATCTCGTCGGTACATCATCGACCGGCCCGGCACGCCACTGA
- a CDS encoding FAD-dependent oxidoreductase, translating into MRDCDVLILGGGVIGLACAHYLLAGGRAVTVLEQGRIGGGSSYGNCGTLTPSHATPLAMPGTIGHALRWMFKADAPLRVVPRFDPALWRWFTRSARLCNWRDFVRITAAKAPFLVQSRQLIEALVRDQGIDCGFRADGTLYVYRDAREYARSQWLPRALGDVGISVDVLDGAEIEAREPALKPGVAGGYFFPGDASLRPDRYVAGLAASVRARGGHLVENARVTGFERAGARITAVIGDGFAYRPRDVVFALGAWSPLLARKLGLHLPIQPGKGYSITYSRPTLAPHLPIVLREASVCVTTWADGYRLGSTMEFAGYDSSLNRTRLDALRHGAERYLREPEGAQRQEDWYGWRPMTPDDLPIVGVTPGIDNLCLATGHGMLGVTMSALTGKLVGELLSGQPTSIDPTAYRLARFG; encoded by the coding sequence ATGCGCGATTGCGATGTGCTGATCCTTGGCGGTGGCGTGATCGGCTTGGCCTGCGCACACTACCTGCTTGCTGGCGGACGTGCGGTCACTGTTCTCGAGCAGGGCCGCATCGGTGGCGGCAGTTCGTACGGCAACTGCGGCACGCTGACGCCGAGCCATGCCACGCCGCTGGCCATGCCGGGCACGATCGGTCACGCGCTGCGCTGGATGTTCAAGGCCGATGCTCCGCTGCGCGTAGTTCCGCGCTTCGATCCGGCACTTTGGCGCTGGTTTACGCGCAGCGCACGCCTGTGCAACTGGCGCGACTTCGTGCGCATCACCGCGGCCAAGGCGCCGTTCCTCGTGCAGTCGCGCCAGTTGATCGAGGCGCTCGTGCGTGACCAAGGCATCGATTGCGGTTTCCGCGCCGATGGCACGCTGTATGTCTACCGCGACGCCCGCGAGTACGCACGATCGCAATGGCTGCCGCGCGCGCTCGGTGATGTCGGCATTTCCGTCGACGTGCTCGATGGTGCCGAAATCGAAGCGCGCGAACCGGCATTGAAGCCGGGTGTGGCCGGGGGCTATTTCTTCCCTGGCGATGCCAGCCTGCGCCCGGATCGCTACGTTGCCGGCCTTGCCGCCAGTGTCCGTGCACGTGGTGGCCATCTGGTCGAGAACGCCCGCGTCACCGGCTTCGAGCGTGCCGGTGCGCGCATCACGGCGGTCATCGGCGATGGTTTTGCGTATCGTCCGCGCGATGTCGTGTTCGCGCTCGGTGCCTGGTCGCCGCTGCTCGCGCGCAAACTGGGCCTGCACCTGCCGATCCAGCCTGGCAAGGGCTACTCGATCACGTACTCGCGTCCAACGCTCGCGCCGCACCTGCCGATCGTCCTGCGCGAAGCCAGCGTCTGCGTCACGACCTGGGCCGACGGCTACCGCCTTGGCAGCACGATGGAGTTCGCCGGCTACGACAGCTCGCTCAACCGCACTCGCCTCGACGCGTTGCGCCACGGCGCGGAGCGCTATCTCCGCGAACCGGAAGGCGCGCAACGCCAGGAAGACTGGTATGGATGGCGGCCGATGACGCCGGACGACCTGCCGATCGTCGGCGTGACTCCCGGCATCGACAACCTCTGTCTCGCCACCGGCCATGGCATGCTCGGCGTGACCATGTCGGCGCTGACCGGCAAGCTGGTCGGCGAGCTGTTGTCCGGTCAGCCGACCTCGATCGATCCCACGGCATACCGGTTGGCGCGGTTCGGGTGA